One genomic window of Candidatus Kuenenia stuttgartiensis includes the following:
- a CDS encoding nitroreductase family protein: protein MDVREAIQKRRSIRKFKPDPVPDELILQLLESARLAPSGSNTQPWRFIIVRDSEAIKKLQTAAYNQRHVGQAPLIIACCADKKAFGEFPQRIDELIEAGALPAKSREVFVPSLKKGGLDQDIKWHLLIAATGNTDIAIEHMVLQAVELGLGTCWVRWFEDNKVKEILEIPQTIEIIALLPIGYPDETPPQRPRFSLDKITYYEKYGLGKGRQ from the coding sequence ATGGATGTAAGAGAAGCTATTCAAAAACGCCGCAGTATAAGAAAGTTCAAACCGGATCCGGTCCCGGATGAATTGATACTACAATTATTGGAAAGCGCCAGGCTTGCGCCTTCCGGTTCAAATACGCAACCGTGGAGGTTTATCATTGTTAGAGATAGTGAGGCAATTAAAAAATTGCAGACTGCTGCATACAACCAGCGTCATGTTGGCCAGGCGCCGCTTATTATAGCGTGTTGCGCTGATAAAAAGGCTTTTGGAGAATTTCCCCAGAGGATAGATGAGCTGATTGAAGCAGGCGCTTTACCTGCAAAATCGCGGGAAGTATTTGTTCCGTCGTTAAAAAAAGGGGGGTTGGATCAAGATATAAAGTGGCACCTGTTAATAGCCGCAACGGGAAATACCGATATCGCAATTGAGCACATGGTTCTGCAGGCGGTTGAGTTGGGGTTGGGTACTTGCTGGGTGAGATGGTTTGAAGATAACAAGGTGAAAGAGATTTTAGAAATACCACAAACCATTGAAATTATTGCATTACTTCCCATCGGTTATCCTGATGAGACCCCCCCTCAACGGCCAAGATTCAGTCTGGATAAAATTACTTATTATGAAAAGTATGGCTTGGGGAAAGGGCGCCAGTAA
- a CDS encoding polyprenyl synthetase family protein, producing MGIEDSIRTYGAKIDDMLRELIPVDEKNYLSEPIWYHMNTKGKRVRPAICLITCEALGGNPENALSFALAIEVLHNMFLMHDDIEDGDTVRRDQPTVWVKYGTANAINAGDYLLACAYKSTLASPVAPEKRLKLLEALTLTYGKTVEGQALDINARAAESFTVAAYMKMVELKTGYYLACGMVGGAIVAGASNEVVEKIWMLGKNMGPAFQIRDDLIDLTHGKGRGGVIGSDIKEGKASFLYSYVLQIASGEQKKKLREIMLKPREETTADDIEWVLDVYRRYDAMKYAQDYAENLVQQAYKTINEIPVDDKTIFKEIASFMAQRMS from the coding sequence ATGGGCATAGAAGATTCTATAAGAACGTATGGCGCAAAGATTGATGATATGCTCAGGGAACTGATTCCCGTAGACGAAAAAAACTATCTCAGCGAGCCGATATGGTATCACATGAACACAAAAGGTAAACGGGTACGCCCGGCAATATGTCTTATCACGTGTGAAGCATTGGGCGGCAACCCTGAGAATGCATTAAGCTTTGCCCTTGCGATAGAAGTGTTGCATAACATGTTTCTTATGCATGATGATATTGAGGATGGCGATACCGTAAGGCGGGACCAACCCACCGTATGGGTAAAATATGGAACGGCAAATGCAATAAACGCCGGCGATTATCTTCTTGCATGCGCCTATAAAAGCACGCTTGCAAGTCCCGTTGCTCCGGAAAAACGCTTAAAATTATTAGAGGCATTGACGTTGACCTATGGGAAAACGGTGGAAGGCCAGGCCCTTGATATTAACGCACGCGCCGCAGAAAGTTTTACTGTGGCTGCATATATGAAAATGGTGGAACTTAAGACGGGTTATTATCTTGCTTGCGGAATGGTGGGCGGCGCTATTGTTGCCGGCGCCTCAAACGAAGTGGTCGAAAAGATATGGATGCTTGGCAAAAACATGGGGCCTGCATTCCAGATACGGGACGATCTTATTGACCTGACGCATGGAAAGGGACGTGGGGGGGTTATCGGTTCTGATATAAAAGAGGGGAAAGCCAGTTTCCTCTATTCATATGTTTTGCAAATTGCTTCCGGGGAACAAAAGAAAAAACTGCGCGAAATTATGTTAAAACCACGGGAAGAAACAACTGCTGATGATATAGAATGGGTGCTTGATGTGTATAGAAGATATGATGCGATGAAATATGCCCAGGATTATGCGGAAAATCTGGTGCAACAAGCATACAAAACAATTAATGAGATACCCGTTGACGATAAAACAATATTCAAAGAAATAGCATCTTTTATGGCACAGCGCATGTCGTAA
- a CDS encoding radical SAM/SPASM domain-containing protein, with amino-acid sequence MPSEWAFVSVDMEIANICRAECLLCPRDSITRQTGIMSEETFKAISEKLVREGSLITFSGMGDPLSHPMVFEWIRELRGSGGDVGIVVNPASLGDTISPALVQARPNVITLSFPSLRKDIFERLCPGTPYDQAIARAMELINLSAGNVGLRITGILTEMNQDEHEAYERFWRDMGIPSYMVACHGRGGNVRAPGVYERRDYGAKTGNCGLFRYHTFITWEGNVLACCHDLTGTALLGNLVDSEICEIAVRKSKMLNDGISFTVCMQCDEPLRNSNPPIEDTPPQNRKERRTFFRKMKLKNRQQFQNS; translated from the coding sequence ATGCCATCTGAGTGGGCCTTCGTGTCTGTTGACATGGAAATTGCGAATATCTGTCGCGCTGAATGCCTTCTCTGTCCGCGCGACTCAATAACACGGCAAACAGGCATAATGAGTGAAGAAACATTTAAAGCGATAAGTGAAAAACTCGTCAGGGAAGGAAGCCTCATAACGTTTTCCGGTATGGGAGACCCATTATCGCATCCGATGGTATTTGAATGGATACGGGAACTACGCGGTAGTGGGGGCGATGTTGGCATTGTTGTTAATCCGGCATCATTAGGGGACACTATTTCTCCTGCGCTTGTTCAGGCAAGGCCAAATGTTATCACACTCTCTTTCCCCAGCTTGAGAAAAGATATTTTTGAAAGATTGTGCCCGGGAACGCCTTATGATCAGGCGATAGCGCGGGCTATGGAGTTGATAAATCTATCTGCCGGAAATGTCGGACTCCGAATCACAGGGATACTCACAGAAATGAATCAGGATGAGCATGAAGCGTATGAGCGCTTCTGGAGGGACATGGGTATTCCTTCATACATGGTTGCCTGCCATGGCCGTGGCGGTAATGTAAGGGCGCCAGGCGTATATGAACGGCGTGACTATGGGGCCAAAACGGGGAATTGCGGGCTTTTCAGGTATCATACGTTTATTACGTGGGAAGGAAATGTACTTGCATGCTGCCATGATCTTACCGGCACTGCTTTGCTGGGGAATCTCGTTGACAGCGAGATATGCGAAATCGCTGTCCGGAAAAGCAAAATGCTGAACGATGGAATATCCTTTACTGTGTGTATGCAGTGCGATGAACCATTAAGAAATTCAAATCCGCCTATTGAGGATACGCCTCCACAAAATAGAAAAGAGCGAAGGACGTTTTTCCGGAAAATGAAATTAAAAAACAGGCAACAATTTCAAAACTCCTAA
- a CDS encoding O-acetyl-ADP-ribose deacetylase, with protein MSKIVINDSTLELTIGDITLQDTDAIVNAANTTLLGGGGVDGAIHRVGGPKILEECKKIGGCPTGEARVTAGGHLKARYVIHTVGPVYRGGEKNEQVLLENAYRNSLKAASDHAVRSISFPSISTGAYGYPIDKASKIALKTVIGYLKNHSGIRLVRFVLFNNDAYKAYEKAMNECISEQ; from the coding sequence ATGTCAAAAATTGTTATTAATGATTCTACTCTTGAACTTACCATAGGCGATATTACACTGCAGGATACTGATGCAATTGTAAATGCGGCAAATACTACGCTTTTAGGCGGTGGCGGGGTCGATGGCGCAATACATAGGGTGGGCGGACCCAAAATACTGGAAGAATGCAAAAAAATCGGAGGGTGTCCAACCGGAGAGGCAAGGGTGACTGCAGGTGGACATTTAAAAGCGCGATATGTTATTCATACAGTAGGTCCCGTTTACCGGGGAGGGGAAAAAAATGAACAGGTGCTGCTTGAAAACGCATATCGAAATAGTCTGAAAGCCGCCTCTGATCATGCTGTCAGAAGCATTTCATTCCCTTCAATAAGTACCGGCGCATACGGATATCCCATTGATAAAGCCTCGAAAATCGCATTGAAAACGGTAATCGGGTATTTAAAAAATCATTCAGGCATTCGCCTGGTGCGATTTGTGCTTTTTAACAATGATGCATACAAAGCATATGAAAAAGCAATGAACGAATGTATCTCAGAGCAGTAA
- a CDS encoding glycoside hydrolase family 99-like domain-containing protein, with translation MSNLINRLAIGAYVYPGWHACPERDRNFPHGWCEWDLVLNAPSRFAEHNQPRIPLYGPYDDSLPSTSQKQVCLAREYGIDFFVHGFFWSRGKRVLGAALDNGFLGKGGGGDFPFSLMWANRMPRGVLPVRHDHGPEIDPGRLVYTDPDDFMELIQYLEERYFSRTNYFLIDNMPLFSIFDSAFFLRQLGVDLACKAIKRAKEYLVRKGYRGLHIMAINPPVTMIMEFKRAGFDSLSHYVWLPEWKGGYLQDYGELTGIRSGEWNYFAEGSNLAYYPSVSPGWDASPRGELHGNQKPFRYPWWPIVVNEHPELFSGFLRKAIHYTMRNNTTPLCFIASWNEWSEGHYLEPDARFGTAWLEAVRKEKHNAI, from the coding sequence TTGAGTAATTTAATCAACCGGCTTGCTATTGGTGCATATGTGTATCCCGGCTGGCATGCGTGCCCTGAACGTGACCGTAATTTCCCTCATGGCTGGTGCGAGTGGGATCTTGTACTGAATGCGCCTTCCCGTTTTGCAGAACACAATCAACCTCGTATCCCGTTGTATGGGCCATACGATGATTCACTCCCTTCCACCTCACAAAAACAGGTCTGTCTTGCCCGTGAATACGGGATCGATTTTTTTGTTCACGGGTTTTTCTGGTCAAGAGGAAAACGGGTATTGGGCGCGGCGCTTGATAACGGTTTTCTCGGCAAAGGCGGGGGCGGCGATTTCCCGTTCTCACTTATGTGGGCGAATCGAATGCCACGTGGTGTTTTGCCTGTCAGGCATGATCATGGACCGGAAATAGATCCAGGCAGATTGGTATATACCGACCCCGATGATTTTATGGAATTGATTCAATATCTTGAAGAAAGATATTTTTCAAGGACGAACTATTTTCTCATTGATAACATGCCGTTGTTTTCCATTTTCGACAGTGCCTTTTTTTTAAGGCAACTGGGAGTTGACCTTGCCTGCAAAGCGATAAAACGGGCGAAAGAGTATCTTGTGAGAAAAGGGTACCGGGGACTACATATCATGGCGATCAATCCGCCGGTGACAATGATCATGGAATTTAAAAGAGCAGGCTTTGACAGTTTAAGCCATTACGTGTGGCTGCCTGAGTGGAAAGGTGGGTATCTGCAGGATTATGGCGAACTGACTGGTATCCGAAGCGGTGAATGGAACTATTTTGCCGAAGGATCAAACCTTGCCTATTATCCTTCCGTGTCTCCCGGCTGGGATGCTTCGCCACGCGGAGAATTACATGGAAACCAAAAACCCTTCCGCTATCCATGGTGGCCAATTGTGGTGAATGAACATCCGGAACTGTTTTCAGGATTTCTCAGGAAAGCAATACATTATACAATGAGAAACAACACGACTCCGCTTTGTTTTATAGCGTCATGGAATGAGTGGAGTGAAGGGCATTATCTGGAACCTGACGCCCGTTTTGGCACGGCATGGCTTGAAGCGGTGAGAAAGGAGAAACACAATGCCATCTGA
- the efp gene encoding elongation factor P translates to MISATEMKKGGVIKLDNDLYVVVESQHVTPGNWRGMVQAKLRNLKQGNIVQKRFRSTDKVEDIFLEYRTMEYLYKEGDSYCFMDTENYEQIMLPKEAVEDAIPYMKLNTQARIAFYENKALSVELPTSVVLEIVETDPGMKGDTVVNVYKPATLETGLIIKVPLFINTGEKVKVDTRTGEFLGRE, encoded by the coding sequence TTGATTAGTGCTACTGAAATGAAAAAGGGTGGAGTGATAAAACTCGATAATGATCTGTATGTGGTGGTAGAATCTCAGCACGTAACCCCGGGCAATTGGCGTGGTATGGTACAGGCAAAATTGAGGAACTTAAAACAGGGGAATATTGTTCAGAAGCGCTTCCGGTCAACTGATAAGGTTGAAGATATATTTCTCGAATACCGCACTATGGAGTATTTGTATAAGGAAGGTGATAGCTACTGCTTCATGGATACGGAAAATTATGAACAAATAATGTTGCCGAAAGAAGCGGTGGAAGATGCTATTCCTTACATGAAACTGAATACACAGGCAAGAATAGCTTTTTATGAAAATAAGGCACTGTCGGTAGAGCTTCCTACTTCCGTTGTTTTGGAAATAGTTGAGACAGATCCAGGAATGAAAGGAGATACCGTCGTGAATGTTTATAAACCTGCTACCCTGGAAACAGGACTCATCATAAAAGTGCCGCTCTTTATAAATACCGGCGAAAAGGTAAAAGTAGATACAAGGACCGGTGAATTCCTGGGCAGGGAATAG